Genomic window (Microcaecilia unicolor chromosome 8, aMicUni1.1, whole genome shotgun sequence):
GTATAGAGCACATAGGGCTGGGGAACATGCCTACATTCAGGCGTGGCTATTTACGCCGCTGAAAACCTCatctaaatacctgtgcctaaatgtagccgcattcccctgaattctataaccatgcacgtAAATTTGGGTAATGCCCCTGAGGCGCCCACActcttcccatggccatacccccttttcagctatgctggAATACGTCTAAAAAGAAGCGAATTTGATTCCAATTATTgctgatgataattggttgtcaaattgggcatgtgcccaatttaacatgtgctactcaccgcaccttatatagaatctaaatGGTACATGTCTAAATATTATAATTCTAGCATATAAATGCATAAGTACACACTTATGCATGTATATGCTAGATGCCATCTGAGCACTATTTTGCATGCGATTGCAaagggggtgtacacaggggTGGAGCTTAGGCACTGGTAGGTACTTGCTGCTGTATAGCTGGCATAAGcgctcatgcctaaatgttaggcatgctaATACCCAATTATTCTAGATGCCTACTCTCCTTTAAAGAATAGGGTCCTACTGCGCACCAAAATGACCTGTAGGTGACCTGTCACAGAATTGCCCCTATATTGTATAAAAGTAAATACTTTGCTTTCTGATAGCATGCTTTTATGCATGTAGCCttgaggcaattttataaatgccTAGCGGAGAACATAAAACAAAGTTCTACATGCTCAAGTCGCTTAAGGATCACCTTCTTGAAAAAACAGGCTCATATCAAAGACATTGGGGCTGATAGTCAGAAAGCCAGCAAGTGCATAAATTAACCACATACAGTTACACACTTAACTTTACCTGGAGTGTTCTAGTGGGACTGATGAGCAAAAACCTTCCACTTAAAATGCATGCGTAACTTTATCTGGAGATATTCTCTAGTTAACTCTGGACAACCTTTTATCATGACCAGACTTATGTGCATAAACACTCCGAAAATCTCCAGTCTCGTCTCTTATGTAGCTAGATTTTATGTGCATATCAAGTTATGCGCACATAATGGCGCCCATTGCAAAGGAAGAGTAATTCAAATCCTGTGTTTGTCCGGCTAAGTTCAAACATTAACTAGATTAATCCTTGGAAAAATTGGCCCTTTCAATCTGTATGATGTACCAGTTTCTGCTCACTCTTCAGTATGAAACCATTTATATGGCCTACTTACTAAACCGTGCCAATATTTCGCACCTAATGCATGTTAACTGCAAAAGTCACCCCAGAGGAGTGTTAGGTACCCAGAAATTTTGCAAACACAGCAGTGCCAGGGGGCAGTAGCCACTACCACAGTCAATACCATGGCTGCTAATATGAAATGTAGTTAGCTACAGCTTTGGAGGCAACATTAACTGTTTTACATTATTTACCAGGTTAGCAGTTAATGTGTGGTAAAGATGCTCCTTACCCAATGTTTACTGCAGCAGTTAACACACACTGTTTATATGGTGCATTAACTAACAGTGTCACGTTAACATGAATTACAGCCTGCATTAAAAATCTCACACAAACATTTAGTAAGTAGGGGCCTTAGTACTATACTGACTTTTATTTTCATATAATGTTAGGCTGATGATAAACAACATAATGTCGTGGAATAAAAACCTACAAGCTAAAATAGATGTAAAGTTAGAACCATGCATGGGTCATTAAAACACATAAGCAAATACATTACATTCAGCGTCAGGAAAACCGGGTGGGCCATATCGCAAACGATCAGTGACATCTCGAAATTAAAGAACTGAATTTGTCTCCGTGTGGAGAAGTACCCCCCACCCCTTTCTGTTTCAGAATGAAAATAAGTGCATCTCTTTAGCAGGGGCTGAGGAAGCTGGCTAAAAAATAACATGTCCAAAATAtcgcaaaaagcaccaagggctttcataaacgggacacagttctttattgATAAAAATCAATTTTCCAATGtggacccgacacgtgacgtgtttcggcacaaagcgcctgcctcaggggttcaGTATGTTCAAAGACCAAACTTCTTCCctatgagagaggggggataatCCGTTTGATTTGAGAAGTAGTTAATCAATGCTTTGAGATCATAAGGTCCCTTCGTCTCTTCTCAATCAAACGGATTATCCCCCTATCTCATAGGGAAGAAGTTTGAACATactcgacccctgaggcaggcgttttgtgccgaaacacggcccatatcGGGTCCATATTGGAAAACTGATTTGTATCAATAAAGAACTGTGTCCTGTTTcggaaggctcttggtgctttttgctgtattttggactctgttctgtactttggaccctttCTGTATTATGACTTAAAAAATAACACGTCACCATGAAGGAGAATAAGGAAAAAGTATGGGGGCATTACAAGCAGAGAATCACCTGCTTTATGCAGCTCACCCATtgtcgggagggggggaggcacaAAGGAGACAAGAATGCAGAAAATATCAAGAAATGTAACAAGAATAAAGGCAACAATAGCAGTAATAATAATGTACCTAAACAAGCTTTGCTCATttaacataacacaaaataaagaaGATATTTTAGAAGACCAATACATTAgactcagttttatttttttttagagtgttTTCTACTCCTATGAAAgtacaaagctttttttttatctcgttgaaaaaaaaaattctgtactATCAGAAAAGTAAAACTCACTTCTTCTAGGTGCCATCTACTTCCGAGCTATTCCTCATCTACTTCAGCTACAAACTGGGAATGGTGTTCAGGGGACTTGCTGTGTGTTTTGCTTAGATGTAGCTTCACCGCGTGTTTGCTTGCAAATGTCCGGCAACACAACTTACACTTGAACTTAGAGTCTGTGTCCTCTTCCCCAGCTACTTTATGAGGTGATCTGTGAATAGATACCCTTGAGATTTCTCGTTCTGCCTTGGTCTGCTGTTCCACCGCCAGCCTGTTCATGTCCTTCATTTGGAAACCTAGATGGGACTCTAAGTGGCTAATGTAAGTGGATGGGGTTCTATATTGAGATGCACAGTCACTGCAATAAAAGATGGGATGCCCTTTGTCCATGTTTTTCAAAAACTTTGTCCCTCCAGTTTTTCTAAGCTGGTACTTGACATTTGCCAACCAGTGGCTAATGGTGGTCATAGACAGGCCTGTAAATTTGGAAATCTGCATGCGTTCTTGAGGACCTAGATCAGATAATAAATATTTACCTTCCGATGTTTGGAAGAGGCTGGAAGCAAACTGAGCTTGCAAGATGAGAAGATGTTGTGGATTCCAATTTGACTGTCTACCTTTTCTTTTGTGTAAAGAAGAGACCTCTGCTGAGACGTCTTCAAAGCGTCTGACATCCATTtccattttcattggtgcaatcCTCGAAGGAACAGTATGTTTTGGTGTCGTAGCTTTTGGAAGAACCTTCACCATATCTGCAATGTCAGAGAGTGCATGTTTCTGTGGCAGGGGTGTACAAGACCGTGCTTGGACTGACTCAGCTTTCTTGTTTTTAGACTTGGTGAGATCAATAGGCTGATCATTGTTTTCAAATAAATAAGGACTATCTAGAGGGGCAGGCCTCAGTGGAGTAGGAGATACAACAGGTTTCTCTAGTGCATTGAGGTTAGATTTCTGGAATGCAGAATTTGTGCTTGAGCAAGGACTTGAGTTGGACTGGCAACGCACAGGTTCAGTGGCCTTGCCCAAGTGATTATTCAAAACTGACTGCAGGGCACTGAGAGGATTCACGCAAGGCAACTCAGAAGAATGGTTGGTAACGCTTTTTAAGATGGCACATCCATTACTAAGAGTAGATTCTAGTGATTCTGtgatctttgttttgtttttctcaccATGTTCTCTTGCCTTCTTATCCTCCTTTATGAAAAGAGATTCTGACTCTTTGAGCTCTGAGCAAGCCTCTACTTTATTGAAAGACTCATCTTCATTTTTGCATAGTGAAACAGCTTCAGTTTGGCTACTCTCTTTACCAACATCCTGCTGTAATTTATCAGGCTCTTCGAGTTCCTTCTTCACTTGAACACACTGGGAGGCTGGCGATGGGACAGGTACCAGCAGTGTAACTTTACCCTTTGGAGCAATGGGTCTTAGTTTATTTGTGAATGTTGGCCTAATTTGTAGCACTTGGGAGCCTATTGGTAAGGAAGGCTTGATCACTTCTGAGAGTTGGTAAGCTGCATGAATACTAGGGTACGCACTCCAACTGGGAGTTCCATTTTGAGCTTTATTGATAGCCGTGGTGACAGTGTTTTCCAAAGACTTCAAAATATCTCCCCCACCCTTCGAACCATCTTCTAAGTCTTCTTCTGTTAGATACTGGTATTTTAGGGTAGGATCAACTGGTTTCTCAGGAGTATCTTCATGCACATT
Coding sequences:
- the TSHZ2 gene encoding teashirt homolog 2, whose product is MPRRKQQAPRRAAGYVQEEDLKGEEVKEEEEEDDDSNSGLQLQGSSYAATDEEQELGTEQKSSFSYQNSPVSHISNQDAENESLLSDASDQVADVKSIPSKDVQDQKTSVNPKAQNEVFTHDCMHKMTSVYANILSDSYWTRLGLGLKLSNTERRNCDSRNGGSKNDFDWHHDALSKSLQQSLPSKSVSKPNLFSSVQLYRQSSKICGSVFTGASRFRCRQCSAAYDTLVELTVHMNETGHYQDDNHKKDKHKSTSYSKTRKRAFHDMDKEDAQKVLKCMFCGDSFDSLQDLSVHMIKTKHYQKVPLKEPVPTISSKLVSPPRKRVFDVNRPCSPDSTTGSFADTCLSQKAANMQLSSNNRYGYQNGASYTWQFEACKSQILKCMECGSSHDTLQQLTTHMMVTGHFLKVTSSASKKGKQLVMDPLAVEKMQSLSESPASDSQASKATSHASSDCVTPALELNKESPRDNQDEINQIEKMGKNNVHEDTPEKPVDPTLKYQYLTEEDLEDGSKGGGDILKSLENTVTTAINKAQNGTPSWSAYPSIHAAYQLSEVIKPSLPIGSQVLQIRPTFTNKLRPIAPKGKVTLLVPVPSPASQCVQVKKELEEPDKLQQDVGKESSQTEAVSLCKNEDESFNKVEACSELKESESLFIKEDKKAREHGEKNKTKITESLESTLSNGCAILKSVTNHSSELPCVNPLSALQSVLNNHLGKATEPVRCQSNSSPCSSTNSAFQKSNLNALEKPVVSPTPLRPAPLDSPYLFENNDQPIDLTKSKNKKAESVQARSCTPLPQKHALSDIADMVKVLPKATTPKHTVPSRIAPMKMEMDVRRFEDVSAEVSSLHKRKGRQSNWNPQHLLILQAQFASSLFQTSEGKYLLSDLGPQERMQISKFTGLSMTTISHWLANVKYQLRKTGGTKFLKNMDKGHPIFYCSDCASQYRTPSTYISHLESHLGFQMKDMNRLAVEQQTKAEREISRVSIHRSPHKVAGEEDTDSKFKCKLCCRTFASKHAVKLHLSKTHSKSPEHHSQFVAEVDEE